The genomic stretch GCTGGGTACATTATGTTGGAATTCTGTCTCTTAAATACAATAATTAATGTATTTAATCGATTTTATTATTACATGATATTAACAAGCTatggtagcgcagttggtgaacaacaaacttggtacgagccgttaACTCAGATgccctaagttcgactcccactagtcACACCATGGGCCACTCACGcggggtgtttaatgctcttcactgtttAATACTGGGGttgttctcattcaaccccagtatgaccttATCCATGCGgctgtggggttagtatggggcgggactagtcaggtcgAAGGCCTGGACACCcatcgttagccaaaaaaaaaaaaagctatggTTGTCTTTAATTAGGTTTATTGCTAAAAATGTTCATTACACTATGGAATCCTTGGAATGATGATTCAAAGGCACAAGTGTTAGTGTACATGCATATGGATATTGCATTAGATCACTTGAAAATttcaaatggaatttttttagaTGTTTAGGATCGAGATTCTCCTTAGTAGCTTATGATTGATCTCTTAACCTGAGGAATACTTATATTAGCAGCTAAGCATCATGATTTGTGGTTTACCAAGGGTTGATGCCTCTCAAACTATATTTTAGTGTATTAGATTCATGGTATCGAGTCATGTACAAAAAGTATGTTCAATACGGAATCCGCTTCATATAATGGAGAATACcgagtttttttttcctgtccAACCAACAGTACAAATTTTATATACATTAGAACAGTCTAAGGTGATAACAGTAATTATTACCACGCCTTAAGTACTTTTATATGATATTGTTAAAGTGAAGGGATGCTACTGCAATTAAATATTGACTTGGGAGAGTTTGGTGGATATTCTCTTAGGAGCCTCACCAACTGTTACCACAATATGTAATTGTGGATAAGAGGGAAGCCCACCACGACCAACCCCTCCCCCACTTGAGATGGATTTCAAATTCTAAAAGAGTTTGCTTAAACATTCTCTAGTATCTTCTCAATCCTTTTTTAGaattatatagaaaaaaaaatttattatataaGGGATATTATTGTTAAACAGTCCCATGGTTGCTTAAGAGAATAACCACCAAACACTCGCAAGTCAATATTTAATTGCAGTAGCATCCCTCCACTTtagccatccttctttttcaaGTTATTtctctcacctctctctctctctctctctctctcacacacacacacaacattGCATTAGGGTTTCACCTACCCTAGTAGCAGTGATACTTTCTCCTCATTTTAGAGTagtgattctagggttttgatccTGGTAGTTAGTGAGTGAAAGTGAGTGTTATTCGACGTTCATTCAAGCATTGTCGAGTGGATTTGCTACatgattttttattgaatttttgaaGAGATCTCATAGTAGTTACACGACAATTTTTAAGGTTGGCTTCCTAGTTTTGCTAgcattgataatttttttgtgtCTGTCACAAATATTGTAACTGGCACATTGAATGGAACAAAAAATTTTTGGAAACATAGATCCCAAGTTCTTTCTCACAAGATGAAATATCTATCACTTAAGGGTTAAATAGTTATATCTCACACAGACTGTTCTTTATGTGTGATATTGGACAAGTTGTGAGATCACCCTTTGGATCACATCACTTAGTCCCGATCACGACCGTTGACTTTAAAGAAGCTTAGTTACAAATATGATGGCAATGGAAACCCTAATCACTCTTGTGAATCtataataaaaatttcagaattgagTAAGGTTACAAAGAGTTGAAGAGAATATCTCTTCTCAATTAGGGTTTCACTATTAAAGGAGCTTTTTTTCATTGGACGATAACAAGTTCAATTGTTGCATTCCATTGAAGAATTTTCCTCCGTGAATCTCAATGTAACCCTATGTTTGATTGAAAAATACCTTAACACATGCGAGGCAGCATTCCCAATGGCCAAATTTTAGTATAATATTCTTCTTTCCCAATAGTTTGTTCACTGCATTCTTGAACAAACTCCATCACTCTATCACCCAtgtctgtttctctctcttcctcacatgaaataacctTGTTGTTCTCTTATGTATAGAGCCTTTTTATCCCCTATACCTCATGCTTAGAGCCTTCTCCCTTACCTGAAATATAATAACCATGCATAATTGAATAGAGGCACGCAAAGGGTGAGTCCTTCAAATTGAAGGAACAATATTTCATTATTACACAAAGAACCCAACTGGGTGACAATAATTTCATCAGTAACTTGCAGATCAAGGTGTTCATATCTTGCCGAGTTTCGCGAGAAGGAAGACAGTTGCAGATGTAATCCCTGGGATAAACAGTTCATTAGGTAACACAGATGGGATCAAACTGTTCTTAATAACTAATGCCGTAGTTGGAACACCAAAGATGTAAAAGAGAATGTCTTTTGCTCCTACACCAGTAACCCCTGTATCACGTATCACAGCTTGTAGGATATTTCCAAACTCTTCCTTATCCAAGGGCTTGGGATTGCCATCTTTGTCTTTGGTCTGATGGTGTTTCTGCAAGAATTTTCGTTTTTTTCGTTTTAGTGCATAGTTAAAAAGAGTTAAAGCATTAGGACATCTCTAAGTAGAATATCGTACAGGGCATAATCCTTACATTGAATGCTTCTTTGAAGGTCTCAGTGCTTGGTACGTGAAATTGTGTGTTTCCAAGCCTTTTGTTGATTTCTCTGTCATGAAGATATTAAGCAGTTCTGTCAACTTTCAAGTACTGGTAGAACCTTAGAAATTTAAGCATGTCCAGGTTAGGATGTTGAATGCATTCGAGAGGAGTTGAATCCAAATTTTAATGGACTTtttggagaggagccggatccaaaataaatttaATGTTTCGGAAGGGAGTTGGATGCACTACTAGTTTCCTAGAATTAGGATGCAAGAGACGTGGGTCATGttttaaaaaagaagaggaagtgacaCAGGTTGACACCCAGCAGTATGGCCAGGGACAGGACAGGTTGGGCTTAGTATAATATAAAAGGAGCTTCACTACAGTATGTAGTCGCCTGGCCTGGCCGGCCTTGAAAGAGAAGCATAGCCATATTGAAATGGGTAGGGTAATATGGAATTTAAGAACATCCACTCTAAATGCCACCATTTTTTGTCCTCCTTACAACATGGAATACATGGATGTATATGGGGTGATccatgagagagagaacctCACATTCATCTCGCTGGTTGAATTTTAGGTTGAAATAATCATGAGAAGTGATTAAAAAACGAGTTTAAAATTAA from Macadamia integrifolia cultivar HAES 741 chromosome 14, SCU_Mint_v3, whole genome shotgun sequence encodes the following:
- the LOC122062133 gene encoding uncharacterized protein LOC122062133, with translation MGQALKSLAAGEDEKKAKEIGPIIDECYNRLFSDPSKFQNMDAFYHAICETIEEINKRLGNTQFHVPSTETFKEAFNKHHQTKDKDGNPKPLDKEEFGNILQAVIRDTGVTGVGAKDILFYIFGVPTTALVIKNSLIPSVLPNELFIPGITSATVFLLAKLGKI